The genomic window ATCCTGAAGTTGATATGGCATATGAACTTGCGATTATTAAAGCAAAAGAAGTCAATGCTGATGTTGTTGTCATTTGTGATCCTGATGGAGATAGATTAGGAGTTGTTGCTAAACATGATGGTAAATATGTTTTAATGAGTGGTAATCAGTCTGCTGCTGTTTATTTGGAATATATTTTAAGTCAGATGAAGGAAAAAGGAACTTTGCCTGATAATGCTGTTATGTATAATACAATCGTTACTTCTGATTTGGGTGAATTAGTTGCAAGAAGTTATGGTGTTGATGTAGAAAAAACATTAACAGGATTTAAGTTTATTGGTGATAAGATTAGAAAATATGAAAAGACAGGTGAAAAACAATTTGTCTTTGGTTATGAAGAATCTTATGGTTGTGTGATTAAGGATTTTGTTAGAGATAAAGATGCTGTTCAAGCTGTTTTAACAGCTGCAGAAGCAGGTAATTACTATAAGAAACAAGGTAAGGATTTAGTAGATGTTTTAAATGAACTTTATGCAAAACATGGAACATTTAAAGAAACACAAATTGCTTTATCTAAAGCTGGAGCTGCTGGAGCTGCAAGAATCAAAGAAATTATGGATAATTTAAGAAAAGATGCACCTACTGAAATTGGTGGTGTGAAAGTTGTAGCTTCTGAAGATTATCAAACAAGTTTAAGAAATGAAAATGGTGTAGAAATAACTATTGATTTACCTAAATCAAATGTCTTGAAATATTATTTAGAAGATGGTTCATGGATTGCTGCAAGACCTAGTGGAACTGAACCAAAGTGTAAATTCTATTTCTCAATTAAGGGAACAAATGCTGAAGATGCAGCAAATAAAACAGAAGTATTCCATAAAGCAATGATGGACATTATTGGTGAGTAAAGCAGAGGCGTTGAGTTTATTCAACGCTTTTCTTATATATGTAAATAGGAGGAATAAATAATGATACATTTTGAAAGAGAAGTTACTGATCCACAATTAATTAATGAAATGTTGAAGATATTTCATCATGTCAATATTGGAATAAATGGAGAAGATGGATTTCCATATGTTGTGCCATTAAATTATGGTTATGAAATCAAAGATAATAAACTTTTTGTTTATACTCATTTTATGAAACGGGGTTATAAATTGGATTTGCTTCGTAAAGATCCTAGAGTTTGTTTAGAATTTAGTGCATTTCATGACTTCCCTAATTGTCAGTATAAAAGACATTATCATGATTATCGCAGTGTGATTGCTAAAGGGATTATGAAAATTATTGATGGGAATGAAGATTATGAAACATTTTTAAAAGGGTATAATCTATTGTATACTTGCAATAATAGAACTATCAAACCATTAGAGGAAAGACAAAGTATTCCACCAATGTACATTGGGGTCATTGAATGTCATATGCATGATGTGACCGCCAAGTCTGAGTTTCCTTTGAGAACTGTGGAGGATGTTCCTTTTTTAGATGTTTATTCAATGGAAAAAGATGATGAACCATTTGATATTTCTGATATACTTGAAAACAAGAAAAAATGATTGAAAAGTTGGTTAATCCAACTTTTTTCTTTTTACACTTCGATTACACATTGCATTGTTAAGATATGTTTGAAGGAAGTGAGAGATATGTATAAAATATTGATTATAGAAGATGAATATCATATTAGAAATATTATTAAAGAATATTTTTCTTTGAATCATTTAGAAGTTATTGAGGCATGTAATGGTTATGAAGCATTAAATCTTATGAATGAGTCAATAGATCTCATTTTATTAGATATTATGATGCCAGGTATTGATGGATATGAGGTTTGTAAGTTGTTACGTGAAAAAACAAAGAAGCCATTGCTTTTTATCAGTGCCTTATCAGAAGATGAAAATCAACTCAAAGCTTATCAGTTAGGGGCTGATGATTATATCACCAAACCTTTTAAGCCTTCTATTCTTTATGCAAAGTGTATGGCAATGATAAAAAGGGACCAAAAGATAGAACAGGAAATCATTACATTGGGACATATTCAATTAGATAAAACAAATCACTTGCTTATTGTTGATAATCAATCGATAGAATTATCTCATAAAGAATATGAATTACTTGTTTATCTTTGTGAACATCCTCAGCAATTATTGAATCGTGATCAAATATTGAATAAAATATGGGGTTATGATTATTATGGAGATGGTAGAGCAGTTGATACTTATATTAAAAAACTGAGAAAGAAATTAGGAATATATGCATGTTATATTCAAACAGTTATTAAAACAGGATATATGTTAAAGGTGGTGAGTGATGATGAAATTATTCAAACCAACACTAGGTAAGAAAATATTTTTATTACTTTTGGTTAGTTTTTGTTTTGTGAATATCCTTAATGTTTTTTTGGATTTTGATAGAGAGAAAAGTCATGCTTATGAAAATTTAGAAAATTCTTATATGCAGGTTTTGGCTAATCAGTTACAAGTGGATTATTCTGATCATTATAATCAATTGGATACATCTTTTTTTAAGACAGTTAATCGTACTTTAAATCAAAAAAATCAAATGGATTATCCAAATGTACTTGTTCTTGATCAAGATTTTCAAATGGTTTATAACCAACATGAACAAATCGTTCCTTATCTCTGCTTATCTAAATCATCCAAACAAGATGAAAAAACATATTATCAGTTTACATGTACTTTTCAATTATCTGCATTAGATCAAGTGGCGAGAAAAGAGTTAGAAGAAACATTACAAAAAAAATTTACTGGTGATACATTTGAAGTTCAAATTGCTTCACAAAAGTATGACCAAATAAAAAATGAATCTACATCTATGGTTAATAATGATCTTTCGTATTTAGCTATTGATGACTATGTCTTTTTTGATCAAAGAAAAGATGATGAGAGTATTGAGAAATTGAACTTTGCTAGTTATGAAAGTTCTCAAATTTATATGGGCACAGATAAAATTCATCCAAGGAATAATGAGATTGGCTATCATGAATTGAATTATCAGGAAATAAGAGATAATGTTCTCAAAAGTTTAAAAGAATCTCTACCGACAATGACGACTGAATCCTTTTCTTTACAAAATTTATTTGAAGAAGATGGAACATTATATAATGTAGTATGTTTACCTTTAATAAAAAAAGATGCTCAAATAAATGAGGATAATGAATATGATGTTCATAATATAGGCGGTTATCTTGTTTACTATAATTATGATTATCATGCTATGGATAGAATAATGGATAATGTTATTTTGTTTAAAATTCCAACTTATGGTGTTTCATTTGTATTTATTATCGTTTTATGTTTATTATTATCTTACATGTTCACAAAACGTATAAAAAAAATTAGTAAAAGCACTTTAGCTATTGCAAATAATCAATTTGATATCCATCTTGATGAAAAGTCAAAAGATGAGTTGGGTTTATTATCACACAATATTAATAACATGAGCCAACAATTATCACAAACAATGAAACAACTTCATAATGAAATAGAGCATGTTAAAAAACTTGAATCTGTAAGGAAGGAGTTTATAGCTAATTTTACACATGAAATAAAAACACCATTAGGGATTATTAATGGATATATTGAATTGATTGAAGTTGTTGAGGATGAAAAGAAAAAGAAGGAATATTTAAACGCGATTGAAGAGGAAGTCAAACGTATTGATGAACTTGTGAAAGCAATGCTTAATTTATCAAGATTAGAGTCGGGGCATGTTGAATTAAATATTCAAAGTATTGATTTAGAGGACTTGTTATCTTCTGTTATTGATTCAT from Candidatus Stoquefichus sp. SB1 includes these protein-coding regions:
- a CDS encoding response regulator transcription factor — its product is MYKILIIEDEYHIRNIIKEYFSLNHLEVIEACNGYEALNLMNESIDLILLDIMMPGIDGYEVCKLLREKTKKPLLFISALSEDENQLKAYQLGADDYITKPFKPSILYAKCMAMIKRDQKIEQEIITLGHIQLDKTNHLLIVDNQSIELSHKEYELLVYLCEHPQQLLNRDQILNKIWGYDYYGDGRAVDTYIKKLRKKLGIYACYIQTVIKTGYMLKVVSDDEIIQTNTR
- a CDS encoding phospho-sugar mutase; this translates as MDYNTNYERWLNHPAVDDAMKVELASMGEKEKEDAFYTNVEFGTAGMRGILGPGTNRMNIYTIRKANVGFAKYVLGLENGKERGIAIGYDNRHMSYRFAIESAKVLATYGIKSYIFESLRPTPELSFAVRYLKCAGGIMITASHNPKEYNGYKVYDDTGCQLIPEWGDIVVKYVNEVEDELDVKVCSNEEAYPYMTWIGEEVDEAYYKEVMGIEINPGMDKSGFKIVFSPQHGTSNIPVRECLGRLGYDVVPVLAQCAPDPDYTNTKSPNPEVDMAYELAIIKAKEVNADVVVICDPDGDRLGVVAKHDGKYVLMSGNQSAAVYLEYILSQMKEKGTLPDNAVMYNTIVTSDLGELVARSYGVDVEKTLTGFKFIGDKIRKYEKTGEKQFVFGYEESYGCVIKDFVRDKDAVQAVLTAAEAGNYYKKQGKDLVDVLNELYAKHGTFKETQIALSKAGAAGAARIKEIMDNLRKDAPTEIGGVKVVASEDYQTSLRNENGVEITIDLPKSNVLKYYLEDGSWIAARPSGTEPKCKFYFSIKGTNAEDAANKTEVFHKAMMDIIGE
- a CDS encoding pyridoxamine 5'-phosphate oxidase family protein is translated as MIHFEREVTDPQLINEMLKIFHHVNIGINGEDGFPYVVPLNYGYEIKDNKLFVYTHFMKRGYKLDLLRKDPRVCLEFSAFHDFPNCQYKRHYHDYRSVIAKGIMKIIDGNEDYETFLKGYNLLYTCNNRTIKPLEERQSIPPMYIGVIECHMHDVTAKSEFPLRTVEDVPFLDVYSMEKDDEPFDISDILENKKK
- a CDS encoding HAMP domain-containing sensor histidine kinase, with protein sequence MMKLFKPTLGKKIFLLLLVSFCFVNILNVFLDFDREKSHAYENLENSYMQVLANQLQVDYSDHYNQLDTSFFKTVNRTLNQKNQMDYPNVLVLDQDFQMVYNQHEQIVPYLCLSKSSKQDEKTYYQFTCTFQLSALDQVARKELEETLQKKFTGDTFEVQIASQKYDQIKNESTSMVNNDLSYLAIDDYVFFDQRKDDESIEKLNFASYESSQIYMGTDKIHPRNNEIGYHELNYQEIRDNVLKSLKESLPTMTTESFSLQNLFEEDGTLYNVVCLPLIKKDAQINEDNEYDVHNIGGYLVYYNYDYHAMDRIMDNVILFKIPTYGVSFVFIIVLCLLLSYMFTKRIKKISKSTLAIANNQFDIHLDEKSKDELGLLSHNINNMSQQLSQTMKQLHNEIEHVKKLESVRKEFIANFTHEIKTPLGIINGYIELIEVVEDEKKKKEYLNAIEEEVKRIDELVKAMLNLSRLESGHVELNIQSIDLEDLLSSVIDSFAPLLEKKNIHIRIGGEFENIQADIFELQMVLMNFISNAIKHTNQNGYIYITYQHPVLNIENEGEHLTKEQKETIWDTYVSSDREGTGLGLAICKTILDLHEFGYNVMNTDKGVQFQINFNTSR